Proteins encoded together in one Candidatus Thermoplasmatota archaeon window:
- a CDS encoding retropepsin-like domain-containing protein: MFLVDTGNSSTAISESDATKLGFEPRELPTPSTRTLGVGGRGNVRVIPEPLLVCLVDSENHFHEVEFKELPVLLSLHETKHSGGRTRKSDFPYPALLGRDFLARLDCVLRFDFRNWNMSIEL; encoded by the coding sequence ATGTTCCTTGTAGATACTGGTAACTCATCGACTGCGATAAGTGAGTCCGACGCGACCAAGTTGGGGTTCGAGCCGAGGGAGCTGCCGACCCCTTCGACCAGAACTCTGGGTGTTGGTGGAAGAGGAAACGTGAGGGTCATTCCAGAACCCCTGCTGGTATGTCTCGTTGATTCGGAAAATCACTTTCATGAGGTGGAGTTCAAGGAACTCCCGGTATTGCTGTCACTTCATGAGACTAAGCATTCAGGTGGAAGGACTAGGAAGTCGGACTTTCCGTACCCGGCTCTCCTGGGAAGGGATTTTCTGGCTAGACTAGATTGCGTTCTTCGCTTCGATTTCAGGAACTGGAATATGAGTATTGAGTTGTGA